The following proteins are co-located in the Acinetobacter shaoyimingii genome:
- a CDS encoding LLM class flavin-dependent oxidoreductase — MSKRQIKLGAFIPTTSQHAAGWRHPESRPQDHLNIDYVIELAKTAERGLFDAYFLADGLSVRWGSATEGQLGLGDKGVGFEPVTLFAALSTVTKNIGFIATASTTYEDPYILARKFASLDHISKGRAAWNVVTTAAADTARNFGLEDHPNPKVRYERADEFIEVTQKLWDSWEDDTFIYNKESGQFFQAEKLHEPLHEGKYFKVGGALNISRPPQGYPVIVQAGQSEDGRELAGKYAEVIFTAQQNLADAQEFYRDVKSRLLKYGRQPDDLKIMPGVSIFVAKTEQEAKEKYELLNSLIHPKVGLALLSGLAGGINLAKYDLDAPFPKLEDTDINFSSRQQMMIDIARKHNFTIRQLYEYIASARGHWTLIGTPEQVVDQLQEWFENDGADGFNVLPPTTPAGLNDFVDFIVPELQRRGLFRTGYEGTTLRDNLGLKRPENQYVLQREQTKAS; from the coding sequence ATGTCAAAACGTCAAATTAAATTGGGTGCATTTATACCAACCACATCTCAACATGCAGCGGGTTGGCGCCATCCTGAATCGCGCCCACAAGATCACTTAAATATTGATTACGTCATTGAACTGGCAAAGACAGCTGAAAGAGGTTTGTTCGATGCCTATTTTCTTGCGGATGGTCTTTCTGTCCGTTGGGGGTCAGCGACGGAAGGTCAACTCGGACTAGGCGACAAAGGTGTCGGCTTTGAGCCTGTGACCTTATTTGCAGCATTATCGACAGTCACCAAAAATATCGGTTTCATTGCAACTGCATCGACCACCTATGAAGACCCTTACATCTTAGCGCGTAAATTTGCCTCACTGGATCATATCAGCAAAGGTCGTGCGGCTTGGAATGTTGTGACCACAGCCGCCGCAGATACAGCTCGTAATTTCGGATTAGAAGATCATCCAAATCCTAAAGTTCGTTACGAAAGAGCAGATGAATTCATTGAGGTGACGCAAAAACTTTGGGATTCATGGGAAGATGATACTTTTATTTATAACAAAGAAAGTGGTCAATTTTTCCAAGCAGAAAAATTACATGAGCCATTACATGAAGGTAAATATTTCAAAGTCGGTGGCGCATTAAATATCTCTCGTCCACCGCAAGGTTACCCTGTGATTGTACAAGCAGGCCAGTCTGAAGATGGTCGCGAACTTGCAGGAAAATATGCGGAAGTCATTTTTACTGCTCAGCAAAATCTTGCAGATGCACAAGAATTTTATCGTGATGTAAAAAGTCGCTTATTAAAATATGGTCGCCAACCTGATGACTTAAAAATCATGCCCGGTGTTTCGATTTTCGTCGCGAAAACTGAACAAGAAGCCAAAGAAAAATATGAACTTTTAAATAGCTTAATTCATCCTAAAGTTGGGCTCGCACTTCTTTCTGGCTTAGCGGGCGGTATTAATTTAGCTAAATATGATTTAGATGCCCCATTTCCAAAACTAGAAGATACTGACATCAATTTCTCAAGTCGCCAGCAAATGATGATCGATATTGCACGTAAGCACAATTTCACGATTCGTCAGTTATATGAATACATCGCTTCCGCTCGTGGTCACTGGACTTTGATTGGCACACCAGAACAAGTGGTCGATCAGCTACAAGAATGGTTTGAAAATGATGGTGCCGATGGCTTTAACGTCTTGCCACCAACAACACCTGCAGGCTTAAATGACTTTGTCGATTTTATTGTGCCTGAGTTACAGCGTCGTGGTCTATTCCGTACTGGATATGAAGGTACAACGTTACGTGACAACTTAGGCTTAAAACGTCCTGAAAACCAATATGTATTACAGCGTGAACAAACTAAAGCCTCTTAA
- a CDS encoding ABC transporter ATP-binding protein, translating to MASQHQAGAVSIQKLSKTYTNNNEDLTVLEDINLDIQAGEFISIVGSSGCGKSTLLRLLVGLENQYQGEILTAGQKIKGTSLNRGIIFQDHRLFPWLSVKENIRVALHQSNLSRTEEDKIIDEHLELVKLTNFKDAYPSQLSGGMNQRVAIARSLVNRPQILLLDEPFGALDALTRQNLQDELQRIWQTEKITMIIVTHDVEEAVFLGDRVVVMQPHPGRIKRIVNVPVPHPRKRDDVRLTNIKNNILVDFTDPIKDELLKSKAPASFSDYQFAW from the coding sequence ATGGCATCACAACATCAGGCAGGTGCGGTCTCGATTCAAAAACTCAGTAAAACCTATACCAATAATAATGAGGATTTGACTGTTCTAGAAGATATCAATTTAGATATTCAAGCGGGTGAATTTATCAGTATTGTTGGGAGCAGTGGATGTGGTAAATCAACTTTATTACGTCTTTTGGTTGGTCTAGAAAATCAATATCAAGGTGAAATTTTAACAGCTGGTCAAAAAATTAAAGGCACCAGTTTAAACCGTGGCATTATTTTTCAAGATCATCGACTTTTTCCTTGGCTCAGTGTCAAAGAAAATATTCGTGTAGCATTGCATCAAAGCAATTTAAGCCGTACAGAAGAAGATAAAATTATTGATGAACATTTGGAGTTGGTGAAACTCACAAATTTTAAAGATGCATATCCTTCGCAGCTTTCAGGTGGGATGAATCAACGAGTTGCCATTGCGAGGAGTTTGGTCAATCGTCCACAAATACTGCTTCTTGATGAACCTTTCGGTGCGCTGGATGCTTTAACGCGTCAAAATCTTCAGGATGAATTACAACGCATATGGCAAACCGAAAAAATCACCATGATCATTGTGACACACGATGTGGAAGAAGCAGTTTTTTTAGGTGATCGTGTTGTGGTGATGCAGCCGCATCCAGGACGTATTAAACGTATTGTGAATGTTCCTGTACCACATCCACGTAAACGAGATGATGTTCGCCTCACCAATATTAAGAATAATATTTTGGTTGATTTTACTGACCCAATTAAAGATGAGTTATTAAAATCAAAAGCACCAGCATCATTCTCAGATTATCAATTTGCTTGGTAA
- a CDS encoding sigma-54 interaction domain-containing protein translates to MSILTHPSVSATVRYERATATVFEDPLSKALLERIEQIAPSDANALIIGETGTGKELVARQIHALSHRAKGPFIAVNCGALTETLAESELFGHEKGAFTGAISQRIGWFEAAHNGTLFLDEIGDLSFAMQVKLLRILQEREIVRVGSLKPIHINVRIIAATNVNLEQAVLAGRFREDLFYRLYVALIKIPKLAERREDILPLAKFFVERYQTNPHATPLKFSPLAIRKLLQHSWPGNIRELENTMHHAVLVSQNGVIEPECISFSNLFHSNAKHKALLSKDNLRPENAAEHDIQSLQDAEFLLKNTFQQLFKASEQLSDLNINELIEEQFIRSAYDFCENNQVHTARLLGVTRNVVRTRLIKYGLL, encoded by the coding sequence ATGTCTATATTAACTCATCCTAGCGTAAGCGCCACTGTTCGCTATGAGCGAGCGACAGCAACCGTTTTTGAAGATCCGCTCTCTAAAGCACTTTTAGAGCGTATTGAACAAATTGCACCGAGTGATGCCAATGCCTTGATTATTGGTGAAACGGGCACAGGCAAAGAATTGGTAGCTCGCCAAATTCATGCTTTGAGCCATCGTGCTAAAGGGCCTTTTATTGCGGTGAACTGTGGTGCACTCACTGAAACTCTGGCAGAAAGTGAACTTTTTGGACATGAAAAAGGTGCTTTCACGGGGGCAATTAGTCAGCGTATTGGTTGGTTTGAAGCTGCACATAATGGCACCTTATTTTTGGATGAAATTGGTGATTTGTCTTTTGCAATGCAGGTAAAATTGCTTCGAATTTTACAAGAAAGAGAAATTGTTCGAGTAGGTTCACTAAAGCCTATTCACATTAATGTTCGTATCATTGCAGCCACCAATGTAAATCTTGAACAAGCTGTGTTAGCAGGTCGTTTTCGTGAGGATTTATTTTATCGTTTATACGTGGCTTTAATCAAAATTCCAAAGCTTGCTGAACGTCGTGAAGACATTTTGCCATTGGCTAAATTTTTTGTAGAACGTTATCAAACCAATCCACACGCCACCCCATTAAAATTCAGTCCGTTGGCTATTCGAAAGCTACTTCAGCATTCATGGCCAGGCAACATTCGTGAACTTGAAAATACTATGCATCATGCTGTTTTAGTCAGTCAAAATGGTGTGATTGAGCCAGAATGTATTTCCTTTTCCAATCTATTTCATAGCAATGCCAAACATAAGGCACTGCTGTCAAAAGACAACCTTAGACCAGAAAATGCTGCAGAGCACGATATTCAAAGCCTTCAAGATGCTGAATTTTTGTTAAAAAATACGTTTCAGCAGTTATTCAAGGCATCCGAACAATTATCAGATTTGAACATAAATGAACTGATAGAAGAACAATTCATTCGTAGTGCATATGATTTTTGTGAAAATAACCAAGTGCATACTGCGCGTTTGTTAGGTGTAACCCGCAATGTGGTCAGAACACGTTTAATTAAATATGGATTATTATAG
- a CDS encoding TOBE domain-containing protein, giving the protein MTITSVNVRNQFKGVIQEIVLGDVVSEINVETKAGHFTSIISTRSVKDLELKIGSEVVVLIKSTEVSLAKL; this is encoded by the coding sequence ATGACAATTACATCAGTCAATGTTCGTAACCAATTTAAAGGTGTTATTCAAGAAATCGTATTAGGCGATGTCGTTTCAGAAATAAATGTGGAAACGAAAGCAGGGCACTTTACTTCAATTATTAGCACCCGTTCAGTCAAAGACCTTGAACTTAAAATCGGTTCAGAAGTGGTCGTTCTCATTAAATCGACTGAAGTTTCACTCGCGAAATTATAA